The genomic window aatccatccatctatccatccactctcccatccattcatctaatccatccatcaataAACCCACCCACTAATCAATCCatctaatccatccatccacccacctgtTTGGGCTCCAGGAGCTTAAAAATACTTGTTCAAGTATTTCCTAGCTCAATGATAGACTTAACACTAGAGTATGCTTAGAACTGTAACAGTCATGTGCCATGTATAGATGTGCTGATATTATCATGATATAAAAATTACTGAAGCCTCTTCACCTTTAGAGCATGCTTCACTTTCATCATGCATCCCTGCACTATGTGTGTTGCCTATCAAGCTACACTATTAATAATAGCTGCCACATGTCTAGTCATATGCATTATttctaaattgttttctttgtgtgttcaGCACATGGCCTGGGCTTCTGGACGGACCGATCAGCAGTGCACGAAGCAGCAGCTCATGGACGAACAGCAGAACTTCAGCAGCTCATTAAAAATGGAGCATTGGTCAACATTGTGGCTGTGGACTCCATAACTCCACTGCATGAGGCGTGTATTCAAGGCCAAACACAGTGCGTTCAGCTGCTACTGGAGGCTGGAGCCCATGTAAGCTTTATTTATATTGGACATGTAAACACTGGTGATGTTTGATAAATTGCTTATCCTGTTTGTTGACTTGCTTTCAGGTGGACGCCCGAAACATAGATGGGAGCACACCGTTATGTGATGCTTGTGCAGCTGGTAATCTAGAGTGTGTGAAGCTGCTGTTGGAGTACGGAGCCATGGTAAACCCTCCTCTCTTCACTTTCTCTCCCCTTCATGAAGCCTGTATGGGGGGTAAGAGAAcctgtttttcccccctcagtcTCTATAGCTGGAATGTCCAAGTCCAAGTTAACATCTAGACAAGTTACACACGGTCTCCAGGGTAATGATACGATGAGAAGTGCATTCACTtagattgttgttttattttcaaaagatTGTCGTaccatacttttcagaaggtcgacatttctgtattataaattatttattctgatattttgagatactggattttttatttccatgacctgtaagctgtaatcatcaagattaaaacaaaaaaaaaaaggcttgaaatatttcactttatgtgtaatggaTCAAGAATAtgtaaaagttccacttttttaaataaattacgggaaaaaaatgaacttttccacaatataaaTTTTTTGACATGCACCTGTAAATATAGTATTTTATACCGTATAGAAACAATAAGATATTAGAACCTGGGTGTATGTTGGGCTCCAGAAGCTTAAAGTAAAATTTTTCAAGTACACACAGCACTGctaaattcttgattctgattggtcagaagcggTTTACTAattatctataacagcagctctgaaagtaaGGCCGGatgcaaatcacagatttatattaactTGCTCtttttaatacgttatcgtATCTATAGCAACAACTGATACACGGACGTGTACGATGAGCACCCTAAACCTGGAGACTGATTTCAAAAGGAAAACCTTGTTTCGTGAacgttccacaacaataaaaggataaaaagtatgacatgttagatggaataattaataaaaagctaggatatgaatgaaaataatgaactcACAGGGTAGTAACAGTGACtcatattgattattttcctattacagcatgccatgttgtgttttattcctcagtgACCTGCGAGTGCAGCTTCTTATCAGATTTAAATATTTCGATAACATGGATGTGAATAGCGAAATAGAATGAAtgcaaaacaaatgaacacactatattaatatgtatttgtatacCAGGTAACCCCGAGTGTGTGCAGTTCATGATAGCCGAAGGAGCGCTCATGGAGGCTCATGACTGCCACTTTGGGACTCCTCTTCACGTGGCTTGTGCCAGGCAGCATCTAGACTGTGCCAAGATTCTACTGAATGCAGGTAAGGACTTTGCCTTGAGAGTCAGGGGCTGAGCTGGTaagtttatttactttggtCAATGATATACTGTTTTACAAGGTTTGTAGCAGTAGATGgtgttaatgtttgtttgtttgtttttattatcttATCTGAAAGGTGCTAACGTAAATGCTGCAAAGATTCATGAGACAGCCCTGCACCATGCTGCTAAAGCAAGCAACGTGGAGATGATTGAGCTGTTGGTTGAGTTTGGGGGTAACGTGTTTGCCAGAGATAACCTCAACAAAAAGCCGATCCATTACACCAGCCCTGGCTCGGCTGCAGCGCTCTGCCTCAAGTTCTACGAAAGTAAGCTTCACCATGTGTTTCACGTGAAGAATAAAATACGAcaggccatgctgttataggaaaatactcaGTGATGGattggtgtgatgaagcagagctactgttaccaccctgaagttgattattttccaataacattccgaagtgttttattctcttataccacagcaatgtgtCAGCGTTTACAGTGTTGTATAAATTAAAGAgtgacagactttttttttctttttttttttacattatttaatgttgtgaactgtccacaaaaacaattttttttacaagacaaacaaaatgcgctgatactggagactccttccaaaaatgtttaataattgtTAAATCTCCTCACAGAGAACATTAAAAAatttgctgttactatagagacGATAACCTATTAGtaagagtgcattaatatatacTTTGTAGCTGCCACTattc from Ictalurus furcatus strain D&B chromosome 5, Billie_1.0, whole genome shotgun sequence includes these protein-coding regions:
- the asb13b gene encoding ankyrin repeat and SOCS box protein 13 isoform X1 — its product is MGTLYCKNSTFFWMTEVLTLCGHYKSQDSSAHGLGFWTDRSAVHEAAAHGRTAELQQLIKNGALVNIVAVDSITPLHEACIQGQTQCVQLLLEAGAHVDARNIDGSTPLCDACAAGNLECVKLLLEYGAMVNPPLFTFSPLHEACMGGNPECVQFMIAEGALMEAHDCHFGTPLHVACARQHLDCAKILLNAGANVNAAKIHETALHHAAKASNVEMIELLVEFGGNVFARDNLNKKPIHYTSPGSAAALCLKFYETEPLSLQQLTRVALRSVLGKRALEAVPQLGLPNRLIYYLTYMPTPLPELLTSTQAEPN
- the asb13b gene encoding ankyrin repeat and SOCS box protein 13 isoform X2, producing the protein MDVHTRPTLFSEIAHGLGFWTDRSAVHEAAAHGRTAELQQLIKNGALVNIVAVDSITPLHEACIQGQTQCVQLLLEAGAHVDARNIDGSTPLCDACAAGNLECVKLLLEYGAMVNPPLFTFSPLHEACMGGNPECVQFMIAEGALMEAHDCHFGTPLHVACARQHLDCAKILLNAGANVNAAKIHETALHHAAKASNVEMIELLVEFGGNVFARDNLNKKPIHYTSPGSAAALCLKFYETEPLSLQQLTRVALRSVLGKRALEAVPQLGLPNRLIYYLTYMPTPLPELLTSTQAEPN